One genomic segment of Flavobacteriaceae bacterium includes these proteins:
- a CDS encoding T9SS type A sorting domain-containing protein has product MVIPLSIKANANQTLTFSTSTDNLPQDIDVYLQDVTNNTFTKINGESHQITINETLSGIGRFYIHTSAGEVLNVEDNTVVSNQVSIYMSATNRLTITGLSQGTAKLNMYSILGKKVLQTSFEQSPTQHITIPETIKTGVYLIDLKTSSGNLRKKIILE; this is encoded by the coding sequence ATGGTAATCCCATTGTCAATCAAGGCCAATGCCAACCAAACGCTTACTTTCAGTACCTCCACTGACAACTTACCACAAGATATAGATGTATATCTGCAAGATGTAACCAATAACACCTTTACAAAAATAAATGGAGAATCCCATCAAATTACCATTAATGAAACACTCTCAGGTATTGGAAGGTTCTATATACATACCTCTGCAGGAGAGGTTCTCAACGTAGAAGATAATACTGTAGTGTCCAATCAGGTAAGTATATATATGTCAGCTACCAATAGATTAACAATTACCGGACTGAGTCAAGGTACTGCTAAACTTAACATGTATTCAATCTTAGGAAAAAAGGTCTTACAAACTTCTTTTGAACAAAGTCCTACTCAACATATAACCATCCCCGAAACTATCAAAACAGGAGTATACCTGATTGATTTAAAAACATCATCAGGGAATCTACGAAAGAAAATAATCCTCGAATAA
- a CDS encoding methyltransferase domain-containing protein, producing MGKLRKPFQGVWNIIRFNWHFYIIAFVIIFGSFLAIPILGENLQFVGKIFIFIALITILVSLIVSWCIYDLSGFYRLEWLNTLDIEKESKLINIHAGFDETSKLLKEKYPNCELHIFDFYNPEVHTEVSIKRARKAYPSLPETKSIKTDSLDLADNSVDVVFLIFSAHEIRDFNERLLFFKELKRILKPPGKMIVTEHLRDVPNFIAYSASFFHFFTLKSWLKIFNQSDFKIEKQIKFTPFVNTFILK from the coding sequence ATGGGAAAATTAAGAAAACCATTTCAAGGTGTTTGGAATATTATACGCTTTAACTGGCATTTTTATATTATAGCTTTTGTTATAATTTTTGGTTCTTTTTTAGCTATTCCCATTTTAGGTGAGAATTTGCAATTCGTGGGAAAGATATTCATCTTTATTGCATTAATCACAATTCTTGTTTCATTAATTGTATCTTGGTGCATATATGATCTTTCAGGCTTTTATAGATTAGAGTGGTTAAATACTCTTGATATTGAGAAAGAGTCTAAACTTATTAATATTCATGCTGGATTTGATGAAACAAGTAAATTGCTAAAGGAGAAATATCCGAATTGCGAACTACATATTTTTGATTTTTATAATCCTGAAGTTCATACCGAAGTATCGATAAAACGAGCCAGAAAAGCATATCCTTCACTTCCTGAAACTAAATCAATAAAAACCGACAGTTTAGACTTGGCAGATAATTCTGTGGATGTGGTATTTCTTATTTTTTCTGCTCATGAAATTAGAGATTTTAATGAACGATTATTATTTTTCAAGGAATTAAAACGGATATTAAAACCGCCAGGGAAAATGATCGTTACGGAACATTTGAGGGATGTTCCTAATTTCATAGCTTACTCAGCGAGCTTTTTTCACTTTTTCACTTTAAAAAGTTGGTTGAAAATCTTTAATCAGTCAGATTTCAAAATTGAAAAGCAAATTAAGTTCACTCCGTTTGTCAATACTTTTATTTTGAAATAA
- a CDS encoding helicase, producing the protein MLDIIRKTIEKIENATILTKAEIAKARTIFETFNHVILSQGKQMVALKIEDKDKEVFAQVLSVEDEETLDLKLEGSYESWNNKYGLVALYTIEKEFKGKTLSEGKKYTREGMIKRVLDERMDKAKKADYKVILANNLYGEHTLINEKGKSYRVTLKDFEKKTGYINNIDWKTNKLGTTKHILFLYNYLEDHPNKAKKLKKEFPFIEVYTDPLNDYKISWYFPEDLQVAEQAVLDSYFGKKTYIENAQIASFFSFFQLSRDLDRIKIREEVYEKIETYFEDTELVKLQEQITFDFSSINATLYPYQKEGVEFSAFKKGVIIADEMGLGKTLQAISTAILKKDVFDFKKTLVICPASVKHQWKNEVLKFSNEGATVVEGLPEERFEIYASNTDYFHIINYETVLRDLSEINKQGYDFVILDEAQKIKNYETKTAIAIKSIQKKHALVITGTPLENKLLDIYSIVQFLDQKLLAPQWEFSYQHCIFDNQYKNKIHGYYNLQNLKKRLSSILIRREKREVFDQLPNVIQKDIYVKLSDEQAGMHASFTHGIAKILHKKFKTTYDWQKLMLLLTNMRMVCDSSYLIDKQSHHSPKLIELRHILIERLDIKNNNRKIIIFSEWVTMLNLIGDMLKEEGLTFTMLTGKVPVKKRHLLIKEFEDNDDCQIFLSTESGGAGLNLQVADTVINFELPWNPAKKNQRIGRIDRIGQKKQKLHVFNLLSYDSIEMKIATGLFLKQNLFEGVLNEDSLTDEVDFSEKGKSQFIKQLEEVINQSTTMPVESDIEEESELVLEEILEAQTELNFEANDDDDSESLSSKEPQTNTPDFEEMEAVMTKGMEFLTGLFQMSTGKSLENNSKPKVNVNKETGEVSISFKMEQLVNKT; encoded by the coding sequence ATGTTAGATATCATCCGCAAAACTATAGAAAAGATAGAGAATGCTACTATCTTGACTAAAGCCGAAATAGCAAAAGCAAGAACTATTTTTGAAACCTTCAATCACGTAATTTTATCTCAGGGTAAACAAATGGTAGCCTTAAAAATAGAAGATAAAGATAAAGAGGTTTTTGCACAAGTATTATCCGTTGAAGACGAAGAGACACTAGATTTAAAACTAGAAGGCTCTTATGAAAGTTGGAATAATAAATATGGTCTAGTTGCACTCTATACCATTGAAAAAGAATTTAAAGGCAAGACCCTTTCCGAAGGCAAAAAGTACACCCGAGAAGGTATGATAAAACGTGTGCTTGACGAACGCATGGATAAAGCCAAAAAAGCGGACTATAAGGTTATTTTGGCCAATAATCTTTATGGTGAACACACTTTGATTAATGAAAAAGGTAAATCATATCGTGTTACGCTTAAAGATTTTGAAAAGAAGACAGGTTATATAAATAATATTGACTGGAAAACCAATAAACTAGGCACTACAAAACACATTTTATTTCTTTACAATTATTTAGAAGATCACCCCAATAAAGCTAAAAAATTAAAGAAAGAATTTCCATTTATTGAGGTTTACACAGACCCTCTAAATGATTATAAAATATCTTGGTATTTTCCCGAAGATTTACAAGTAGCGGAACAAGCAGTGTTAGATTCCTATTTTGGAAAAAAAACCTATATTGAAAATGCTCAAATCGCCTCATTTTTTTCTTTCTTTCAGCTGTCAAGAGATTTAGACCGCATCAAGATACGAGAAGAAGTTTATGAAAAAATTGAAACCTATTTTGAAGATACCGAGTTAGTAAAACTTCAAGAACAAATCACCTTTGATTTTTCATCAATTAATGCCACACTATACCCCTATCAAAAAGAAGGCGTAGAATTTTCAGCATTTAAAAAAGGAGTCATTATCGCAGATGAGATGGGGCTTGGAAAAACGCTACAAGCCATCTCTACCGCAATTCTTAAAAAGGATGTTTTTGATTTCAAAAAAACCTTGGTTATCTGTCCAGCCTCGGTAAAACATCAATGGAAAAATGAAGTTTTAAAATTTAGCAACGAGGGTGCTACCGTTGTAGAAGGCTTACCAGAAGAAAGATTCGAAATTTATGCTAGTAATACGGATTATTTCCATATCATTAACTATGAAACTGTACTGAGAGATCTATCTGAAATCAATAAACAAGGTTACGATTTTGTGATTTTAGATGAAGCGCAAAAAATAAAAAATTACGAAACTAAAACCGCCATTGCTATTAAAAGTATTCAAAAAAAGCATGCCTTAGTTATTACGGGGACACCTCTAGAAAATAAGCTTTTAGATATTTATTCCATCGTTCAGTTTTTAGACCAGAAATTATTAGCACCGCAATGGGAATTCTCATACCAACATTGCATTTTTGACAATCAGTATAAAAATAAAATTCACGGCTACTATAACCTTCAAAACTTAAAAAAACGATTAAGCTCTATTCTAATACGAAGAGAAAAGCGGGAAGTTTTTGATCAGTTACCCAATGTGATTCAAAAAGATATTTATGTAAAGCTTTCTGATGAACAGGCGGGAATGCATGCCAGTTTTACTCACGGTATTGCAAAAATTTTACATAAAAAGTTCAAGACGACTTATGATTGGCAAAAGCTCATGCTATTACTTACCAACATGCGTATGGTCTGTGACTCAAGTTATTTGATTGATAAGCAATCCCACCATTCGCCAAAGTTAATAGAGCTACGTCATATTTTGATAGAACGATTAGATATCAAAAATAATAACAGAAAAATTATTATTTTTTCAGAATGGGTAACCATGCTCAATCTTATTGGCGATATGTTAAAAGAAGAAGGGCTAACTTTTACTATGCTTACAGGAAAAGTACCTGTGAAAAAGCGGCATTTATTGATAAAAGAATTTGAAGATAATGACGATTGTCAAATCTTCTTATCTACTGAATCCGGTGGGGCAGGGCTTAACTTGCAGGTAGCTGATACAGTTATTAACTTTGAGTTGCCTTGGAATCCCGCCAAGAAAAATCAACGTATTGGGCGTATTGATAGAATTGGACAGAAAAAACAGAAACTACACGTCTTTAATTTGCTGTCTTATGATTCTATTGAAATGAAAATTGCCACTGGACTCTTTTTGAAGCAAAATCTTTTTGAAGGCGTATTAAACGAAGACAGTTTAACAGACGAGGTTGATTTTTCAGAAAAAGGGAAATCTCAGTTCATTAAACAACTTGAAGAAGTTATCAATCAAAGTACTACTATGCCTGTTGAGTCTGATATTGAAGAAGAATCTGAATTGGTACTAGAAGAAATTTTAGAAGCCCAAACTGAACTTAATTTTGAGGCGAATGATGATGATGATTCCGAAAGTTTATCATCGAAAGAACCACAAACAAATACACCAGATTTTGAAGAAATGGAAGCTGTAATGACTAAAGGTATGGAGTTTTTAACTGGCTTATTTCAAATGAGTACAGGTAAGAGTCTTGAGAATAATAGCAAACCTAAAGTCAATGTGAATAAGGAAACAGGTGAGGTGTCTATATCGTTTAAGATGGAACAGTTGGTAAATAAAACTTAG
- a CDS encoding mobile mystery protein A, producing the protein MKDLKQKLMIEQMDAKLKEFTPLLKNQPPESGWLNAIRTLLKMSFRQFGNRIKVTPQGAEGIEKREKDGSITLRSLEEAGRALNMKLVYGFVPMDGSIEKTIEKRAREIALEIVKTTSNTMALEDQENTSKRLKKAVEDKARQLVYEMPRHLWD; encoded by the coding sequence ATGAAAGATTTGAAACAAAAATTAATGATCGAGCAGATGGATGCCAAGCTCAAGGAGTTTACACCTTTGTTAAAAAACCAACCCCCGGAAAGTGGGTGGCTTAATGCCATAAGAACATTGCTTAAGATGTCCTTTCGTCAATTTGGAAATCGAATAAAGGTTACCCCACAAGGTGCAGAAGGTATAGAGAAAAGAGAAAAAGACGGAAGTATTACCCTAAGAAGTTTAGAAGAAGCAGGTCGAGCTTTAAATATGAAATTGGTTTACGGGTTTGTACCTATGGACGGTTCTATTGAAAAGACCATTGAAAAACGTGCCAGAGAAATTGCATTGGAAATAGTAAAGACAACTTCCAATACCATGGCTCTGGAAGATCAAGAGAACACCAGTAAACGTTTGAAGAAAGCAGTAGAAGATAAAGCCAGGCAATTGGTCTATGAAATGCCACGACACTTATGGGATTAG